The Vicia villosa cultivar HV-30 ecotype Madison, WI linkage group LG1, Vvil1.0, whole genome shotgun sequence genome includes a region encoding these proteins:
- the LOC131644590 gene encoding inositol hexakisphosphate and diphosphoinositol-pentakisphosphate kinase VIP1-like isoform X1, with amino-acid sequence MKYLKARETRIPKVRPLSGRKNVWDIPEELSASSTIIVSGHHGKLHIEGLRLITNGGECTGLLRLHSTHRHDLKIYSSDEGRVQMSAAAFAKGLLDLEGQLTPILVSLVSKDSSMLDGLDNASIEMEEAKEQEVLQENEDDEVDGEEVSLPMMQENEDEDDSNDDGDDED; translated from the exons ATGAAATATTTGAAAGCTCGAGAAACTCGAATACCTAAGGTGCGGCCTCTAAGTGGTAGAAAGAATGTATGGGATATTCCAGAG GAACTAAGTGCGAGTTCAACAATAATTGTTAGTGGTCACCATGGAAAACTCCATATTGAAGGCTTAAGGTTGATAACTAACGGAG GAGAATGTACTGGCCTGCTTCGCCTCCATAGTACACATCGTCATGATCTTAAGATTTATAGCTCTGACGAGGGTCGTGTGCAG ATGTCTGCGGCTGCGTTTGCCAAAGGTCTTCTTGATCTTGAAGGGCAGCTAACTCCAATCcta GTTTCCCTTGTTAGCAAAGATTCCTCTATGTTGGATGGGCTTGACAATGCCAGTATTGAAATGGAAGAAGCCAAG GAACAAGAAGTGTTGCAggaaaatgaagatgatgaagttgaTGGTGAAGAGGTTAGTTTGCCAATGATGcaagaaaatgaagatgaagatgattccaATGACGATGGTGACGATGAAGATTAA
- the LOC131644593 gene encoding zinc finger protein JACKDAW-like — translation MQMIPNDPFSLSTSLPAFAQEQNTNPNPKPNTPPVPKKKRNLPGTPDPDAEVIALSPKTLMATNRFICEICNKGFQRDQNLQLHRRGHNLPWKLRQRSNKDVIKKKVYICPEKSCVHHDPSRALGDLTGIKKHFSRKHGEKKWKCEKCSKKYAVQSDWKAHTKTCGTREYKCDCGTLFSRKDSFITHRAFCDALAEESARITSVTTTNLNFKNEEGAGSMIGSHSHSHSHSHLQHGLSHGNGMLQNIGGGIPHPQFGSQGYHLDFNGIGSNIMEQQQRPSLSLWLNQGNPHNQIPEMGQSSGLFGSSGLSEIVQMGNANMNNNALIGSSSSMMSSYGVPASNSTPANLSLSPLPIGKRGETSTSSVYNSDGQNKQLSKAGSATPMSATALLQKAAQMGSTRSTSNNNINNNGSIFSASFGVMTSPSSSNSSFDQFLMHGQESEQGKMNILHHGGNSNSMEQVQHSNLTRDFLGVSGTSGPPQFLPQELAKFASSIQFTGNQ, via the exons ATGCAAATGATTCCTAATGACCCTTTTTCACTTTCCACTTCACTTCCTGCCTTTGCTCAAGAACAAAacacaaaccctaaccctaaacctAATACTCCTCCTGTCCCCAAGAAGAAGCGAAATCTTCCCGGAACACCAG ATCCAGATGCCGAGGTTATTGCTCTTTCGCCGAAGACACTCATGGCAACAAACAGATTCATCTGTGAGATATGCAACAAAGGTTTTCAAAGAGATCAAAACCTTCAACTTCACAGAAGAGGTCACAACCTTCCATGGAAGCTTAGACAAAGATCAAACAAAGATGTTATCAAGAAGAAAGTTTACATCTGTCCAGAGAAGAGCTGTGTCCACCATGACCCTTCTAGAGCTCTTGGAGACCTCACTGGTATAAAAAAGCACTTCAGTAGAAAGCACGGTGAGAAGAAGTGGAAATGTGAAAAATGTTCCAAGAAATATGCAGTCCAATCTGATTGGAAAGCTCACACAAAAACATGTGGTACAAGAGAATACAAATGTGACTGTGGCACCCTCTTCTCaag GAAGGATAGTTTCATTACACATAGAGCTTTCTGTGATGCATTGGCAGAAGAGAGTGCGAGGATAACTTCGGTTACGACAACGAATCTGAATTTCAAGAATGAAGAAGGTGCTGGTTCAATGATAGGTTcgcattcacattcacattcgcATTCACATTTACAACATGGTTTATCACATGGAAATGGAATGCTTCAAAATATAGGTGGAGGAATTCCGCATCCACAATTCGGTTCACAAGGATATCATCTAGATTTCAATGGAATTGGAAGCAACATTATGGAGCAACAACAAAGGCCAAGTTTATCACTTTGGTTAAACCAAGGGAATCCACATAATCAGATTCCTGAAATGGGACAAAGTTCAGGACTTTTTGGTTCATCAGGTTTATCTGAGATTGTTCAAATGGGAAATGCTAATATGAATAATAATGCCTTGATTGGTTCTTCATCATCAATGATGTCTAGTTATGGAGTACCTGCTTCAAATTCAACACCTGCAAATCTTTCATTGTCTCCACTTCCAATAGGGAAAAGAGGAGAAACTTCAACGAGTTCAGTTTATAATTCAGATGGTCAAAATAAGCAATTATCAAAGGCTGGTTCTGCTACACCAATGTCAGCTACTGCTCTTCTGCAAAAAGCAGCTCAAATGGGTTCAACTAGAAGCActtctaataataatatcaacaaCAATGGTTCTATTTTTAGTGCTAGTTTTGGTGTTATGACATCACCTTCTTCTTCTAATAGTAGTTTTGATCAGTTTCTGATGCATGGACAAGAAAGTGAACAAGGGAAGATGAATATCTTGCATCATGGTGGTAATTCAAATTCTATGGAACAAGTTCAGCATAGTAATTTGACTAGAGATTTTCTTGGTGTGAGTGGAACAAGTGGTCCTCCTCAGTTTCTACCTCAAGAGCTAGCAAAATTTGCTTCTTCCATTCAATTCACAGGAAACCAGTGA
- the LOC131644590 gene encoding inositol hexakisphosphate and diphosphoinositol-pentakisphosphate kinase VIP1-like isoform X2, producing MKYLKARETRIPKVRPLSGRKNVWDIPEELSASSTIIVSGHHGKLHIEGLRLITNGGECTGLLRLHSTHRHDLKIYSSDEGRVQVSLVSKDSSMLDGLDNASIEMEEAKEQEVLQENEDDEVDGEEVSLPMMQENEDEDDSNDDGDDED from the exons ATGAAATATTTGAAAGCTCGAGAAACTCGAATACCTAAGGTGCGGCCTCTAAGTGGTAGAAAGAATGTATGGGATATTCCAGAG GAACTAAGTGCGAGTTCAACAATAATTGTTAGTGGTCACCATGGAAAACTCCATATTGAAGGCTTAAGGTTGATAACTAACGGAG GAGAATGTACTGGCCTGCTTCGCCTCCATAGTACACATCGTCATGATCTTAAGATTTATAGCTCTGACGAGGGTCGTGTGCAG GTTTCCCTTGTTAGCAAAGATTCCTCTATGTTGGATGGGCTTGACAATGCCAGTATTGAAATGGAAGAAGCCAAG GAACAAGAAGTGTTGCAggaaaatgaagatgatgaagttgaTGGTGAAGAGGTTAGTTTGCCAATGATGcaagaaaatgaagatgaagatgattccaATGACGATGGTGACGATGAAGATTAA